The following proteins are encoded in a genomic region of bacterium 336/3:
- a CDS encoding DNA-binding protein, whose protein sequence is MSKLKKIREKLNLTQEELSDKSGISVRTIQRIESGIEPKGQTLKILAKTLGVKEEELLEKTEVEIEINSTLIKIINLSSLPFIVFPPANIMIPLLIMFVKKQFNPLAKQIVSVQILWLISAVIIFMLSIFIKKGLSLGNNFTLLVMILLALSNILIILWNAAEIDKKGKLFFKLNFSLI, encoded by the coding sequence ATGTCAAAACTGAAAAAGATTAGGGAAAAACTCAATTTAACTCAAGAAGAACTTTCTGATAAATCAGGGATTTCTGTAAGAACCATACAACGCATTGAATCAGGTATTGAGCCAAAAGGTCAAACACTTAAAATATTAGCAAAGACATTAGGAGTAAAAGAAGAAGAGTTGCTTGAGAAAACAGAAGTAGAAATTGAAATAAACTCTACACTCATTAAAATCATCAATCTTTCCTCATTACCTTTTATTGTTTTCCCTCCTGCCAATATTATGATTCCTCTGCTTATAATGTTTGTCAAAAAGCAGTTTAATCCATTGGCAAAACAAATTGTTTCTGTTCAAATTCTATGGCTCATCTCAGCAGTGATTATTTTCATGCTCAGTATTTTTATAAAGAAAGGGCTTTCACTTGGAAACAATTTTACTCTCCTTGTTATGATTTTATTGGCTTTATCAAATATTTTAATCATTCTCTGGAATGCAGCAGAAATTGATAAAAAAGGAAAATTGTTTTTTAAGTTGAATTTCAGCCTTATATGA
- a CDS encoding short-chain dehydrogenase, whose protein sequence is MGKTILITGASSGFGLMLANDLHQKGFTVIGTSREPQKYQGKFPFKLLKLNLDDDASINSFGAELFSQVKTLDVLVNNAGYMVTGIAEETPIELGKQQFETNFWGTVKVTNALLPYFRKQRFGQIITVSSIVGLIGHPNLSFYSASKHAIEGYFNSLRFELNQFNIKVSMVEPRWFKTNLGQSSISANGNMIDDYNTYRKQVDALIQNGLKEAEEPNTVVENITKLINSKEPKFSNPIGKMAGMIVFLKSFVPKMFEDTIIKSVNTVKIN, encoded by the coding sequence ATGGGCAAGACAATTTTAATTACAGGAGCATCATCTGGGTTTGGGCTGATGCTTGCCAATGACCTTCATCAGAAAGGTTTTACTGTAATAGGTACAAGCCGAGAACCTCAAAAGTATCAAGGAAAATTTCCTTTCAAATTATTGAAGTTAAATTTAGATGATGATGCTTCTATCAATTCATTTGGTGCAGAGCTTTTTAGTCAAGTTAAAACTTTGGATGTATTGGTAAACAATGCTGGATATATGGTAACTGGTATTGCAGAAGAAACACCCATTGAGTTAGGTAAACAGCAGTTTGAAACTAATTTTTGGGGAACAGTTAAGGTAACAAATGCTTTATTGCCTTACTTCAGAAAGCAACGATTTGGACAAATTATTACTGTTAGTTCTATTGTTGGCTTAATTGGTCATCCCAATCTTTCATTTTATTCAGCTTCAAAACATGCAATAGAGGGTTATTTTAATTCCCTACGTTTCGAATTAAATCAGTTTAATATTAAAGTAAGTATGGTTGAGCCACGTTGGTTTAAAACCAATTTAGGGCAAAGTTCTATTTCTGCTAATGGAAACATGATTGATGATTACAATACTTACCGAAAACAAGTAGATGCATTAATTCAAAATGGATTAAAGGAAGCAGAAGAACCTAATACGGTTGTAGAGAATATTACAAAACTCATCAACTCAAAAGAACCTAAGTTTAGTAATCCAATAGGTAAAATGGCAGGAATGATAGTTTTTCTAAAATCATTTGTTCCCAAAATGTTTGAGGATACAATAATAAAGAGTGTAAATACAGTAAAAATTAACTAA
- a CDS encoding alpha/beta hydrolase — protein sequence MKKMKNLTETHYAEIDNQKIAYRKIGSGSPVILANRFRGTLDTWDPLFLELLAKNNTVITFDYAGIGYSTGELPLDIKDVATEVTKLADYLKIDKFNVMGWSYGGWVAQYTMFMNLERVLKTVIIGSNAMGHNEVPIQPAFFERALKPVNDFDDAVVLFFEPKFEASLAAAQASMGRIMAQADWSKVPATQEVFQRYFASNTAIAEDKENFRGAYAELKTPVLVLSGDNDISFATENWFSLLKNAPTVQHVIFPASGHAPQFQYPELSTSYINSFLNQK from the coding sequence ATGAAAAAAATGAAAAATTTAACAGAAACACATTACGCAGAAATCGATAATCAAAAGATTGCTTATCGTAAAATTGGGTCAGGCTCACCCGTCATTTTAGCCAACCGTTTTCGTGGCACATTAGACACATGGGATCCTCTATTCTTGGAGCTACTTGCCAAAAATAATACAGTCATAACATTCGATTATGCAGGTATTGGATACTCAACGGGTGAATTACCACTTGATATAAAAGACGTAGCAACAGAAGTAACTAAACTGGCTGACTATCTAAAAATTGACAAGTTCAATGTAATGGGCTGGTCGTATGGTGGATGGGTAGCTCAGTATACCATGTTTATGAACCTCGAAAGGGTTTTAAAAACAGTAATTATTGGAAGCAACGCAATGGGTCATAATGAAGTACCTATTCAGCCAGCCTTTTTTGAACGGGCTTTAAAACCTGTTAATGATTTTGATGATGCAGTAGTGTTGTTTTTTGAACCAAAATTTGAAGCAAGCCTTGCAGCGGCACAAGCTTCTATGGGTAGAATTATGGCTCAGGCGGATTGGAGTAAAGTGCCAGCAACTCAAGAAGTTTTCCAACGCTATTTTGCATCAAACACAGCAATTGCTGAAGACAAAGAAAATTTCAGAGGTGCTTATGCTGAACTCAAAACACCTGTATTGGTTTTATCTGGCGATAATGATATATCATTTGCGACTGAAAACTGGTTTTCGCTATTGAAAAATGCTCCAACTGTTCAGCATGTCATTTTTCCAGCATCAGGTCATGCTCCACAATTTCAATATCCTGAGTTATCAACGTCTTACATCAATTCATTTTTAAATCAAAAATAG
- a CDS encoding alpha/beta hydrolase, which translates to MVTHYAKIDNQKIAYRKIGKGTPIILANRFRGTLDTWDPLFLELLAKNNIVITFDYAGIGYSTGELPLDIKDVAAEVTKLADYLKIDKFNVMGWSYGGWVAQYTMFMNPNRVLKTVLIGTNPMGKNDVPFESAFLERALKPVNDFEDAVVIFFEPKSEKSRVAAGASMGRIMKQTDWSKVPSTQEVFQRYFASNTAIAEDKENYRAAYATLKTPVLVLSADHDISFATENWFPLLKNAPTVQHVIFPASGHAPQFQYPDLSTTYINLFLNK; encoded by the coding sequence ATTGTAACGCATTATGCAAAAATCGATAATCAAAAGATTGCTTATCGTAAAATTGGAAAAGGGACACCTATCATTTTAGCCAATCGTTTTCGTGGCACGTTAGACACATGGGATCCTCTTTTCCTAGAATTATTAGCCAAAAATAATATAGTCATAACATTCGATTATGCAGGTATTGGATACTCAACAGGTGAATTGCCTTTAGACATTAAGGATGTCGCAGCAGAAGTAACAAAGTTGGCGGACTATCTGAAAATTGACAAATTTAATGTAATGGGTTGGTCATATGGTGGATGGGTAGCTCAATATACTATGTTTATGAACCCAAATAGAGTTTTGAAAACTGTTTTGATAGGAACCAATCCAATGGGTAAAAATGATGTTCCTTTTGAGTCAGCCTTTTTAGAAAGAGCATTAAAACCAGTAAATGATTTTGAAGATGCTGTTGTGATTTTCTTCGAACCTAAATCTGAAAAAAGTAGAGTTGCAGCAGGTGCTTCTATGGGTAGAATCATGAAACAAACTGATTGGAGCAAAGTACCATCAACACAAGAAGTTTTTCAACGTTATTTTGCATCAAACACAGCTATTGCAGAAGATAAAGAAAATTATAGAGCTGCATATGCTACATTAAAAACACCAGTACTAGTTTTATCTGCTGACCACGATATTTCATTTGCGACTGAAAACTGGTTTCCATTATTGAAAAATGCTCCAACTGTTCAACATGTCATTTTTCCAGCATCAGGACATGCTCCACAATTTCAATACCCTGATTTATCAACTACTTACATTAATTTATTCCTAAATAAATAA
- a CDS encoding AraC family transcriptional regulator, with translation MKQFKTITELYTANGFPPPENPLLGIVTYDEIRGCQFAETEFTFGFYKISLKKIKSGTVMYGRTKYDHENGSMFYLKPNQIVKMDDIELIEKGFMIYIHEDYLIKHDLHNAIKQYGFFDYEANEALHLSPNEEETLWELFNKIKGEYYNNQDEYSRDIILTHIDSILKYSQRFYKRQFLNRTVLSGTTVSKFTTILKHYFESGNLQKNGLPTVQFMAAELALSSRYLSDLLKQETGKTALDHIHIALVNEAKHILMSTDNTVSETAYQLGFENPPYFTRLFKKEVGLTPTEYREQFLN, from the coding sequence ATGAAACAATTCAAAACAATAACGGAACTCTATACTGCAAATGGATTTCCTCCACCAGAAAATCCATTATTGGGCATCGTAACTTATGACGAAATAAGAGGTTGTCAGTTTGCAGAAACAGAATTTACTTTTGGATTTTATAAAATATCTTTAAAGAAAATAAAGTCTGGTACAGTAATGTATGGTAGAACAAAATATGACCATGAAAATGGCTCGATGTTTTACTTAAAACCTAATCAAATTGTTAAAATGGATGACATAGAATTAATTGAAAAAGGTTTTATGATATACATTCATGAAGACTATTTAATTAAACATGATTTGCATAACGCCATTAAACAGTACGGATTCTTTGATTATGAAGCCAACGAAGCCTTGCATTTATCCCCAAATGAAGAGGAAACACTTTGGGAATTATTTAATAAAATTAAGGGAGAATATTATAACAATCAGGATGAGTATAGCAGAGATATTATTTTGACACATATTGACTCTATTTTAAAATATTCTCAACGGTTTTATAAAAGACAATTTTTAAATAGAACGGTATTATCAGGTACAACGGTCTCAAAATTTACTACAATCTTGAAACATTATTTTGAAAGTGGTAATCTTCAAAAAAACGGATTACCAACTGTACAATTCATGGCAGCAGAATTGGCATTGTCATCTAGGTATTTAAGTGACTTACTAAAACAGGAAACAGGTAAAACAGCTTTAGACCACATACATATTGCGTTGGTAAACGAAGCGAAACATATATTGATGAGTACAGATAATACAGTTTCCGAAACAGCATACCAATTGGGATTTGAAAATCCACCTTACTTTACTCGGCTTTTTAAAAAGGAAGTAGGGCTAACTCCAACTGAATATAGAGAACAGTTTTTGAATTAA
- a CDS encoding resolvase codes for MKIGYARVSTQDQNLNLQTDALKQAGCEKIFEEKVSGAKQSRPELDRMLEQLRKGDVVMVYKLDRLGRSIKHLLELVEVFKNKEVELVSISDNIDTSSIQGRLVFNIFASIAEFERDLIRERTMAGLQAARKRGRIGGRPKGLSDKAQRLALVAEALYKENTLSVNEIAKNLGISKATLYKYLRFRGVQIGNPST; via the coding sequence ATGAAAATCGGATATGCAAGAGTTTCCACTCAAGACCAAAACCTCAACCTGCAAACAGATGCTCTTAAACAAGCTGGTTGTGAAAAGATATTTGAAGAAAAAGTGTCTGGTGCCAAACAATCCAGACCTGAATTAGATAGAATGCTTGAACAACTCAGAAAAGGTGATGTTGTCATGGTTTACAAACTTGACAGATTGGGACGCTCCATCAAACATCTTTTAGAACTAGTGGAAGTTTTCAAAAATAAAGAAGTGGAATTGGTAAGTATTTCTGACAATATTGACACCTCCTCTATTCAGGGAAGGCTTGTTTTCAATATTTTTGCCTCTATTGCTGAATTTGAAAGAGATTTAATTAGAGAAAGGACGATGGCTGGGCTTCAGGCAGCCAGAAAAAGAGGAAGAATTGGAGGAAGACCCAAAGGACTTTCAGACAAAGCTCAAAGACTTGCCTTAGTTGCTGAGGCTCTTTACAAAGAAAATACTCTTTCAGTCAATGAAATTGCTAAAAATCTAGGAATCTCGAAAGCCACTCTTTACAAATATCTCAGATTTAGGGGAGTACAGATTGGAAATCCAAGTACTTAA
- a CDS encoding exonuclease yields the protein MKLITWNCQGAFRKKADIILVHEPDIVVVQECENPEKLVFNSKTQKPNDFVWFGDNPHKGVGIFSYSDFKFEPLEHNTDIKQILPVSVKNEQIGFTLFAVWANHPNDSDGRYVEQVWKAVNHYEELLSEGQVILTGDFNSNKIWDKEHKKGSHSDVVKKLAEKNIWSAYHKYLEQGQGKEEHPTFFLHRNMEKPYHLDYCFTSKELYEKIKSVEVGTHEDWTAHSDHTPLIVHFDL from the coding sequence ATGAAATTAATCACTTGGAATTGCCAAGGAGCTTTCAGAAAAAAAGCTGATATAATTCTTGTTCATGAACCAGATATTGTAGTAGTTCAAGAATGTGAAAACCCTGAAAAGTTAGTTTTTAACTCCAAAACACAAAAACCAAACGATTTTGTATGGTTTGGAGACAATCCACATAAAGGAGTTGGAATATTTTCATATAGTGATTTCAAGTTTGAGCCTCTTGAACATAACACAGACATCAAACAAATATTGCCTGTTTCAGTAAAAAATGAACAAATAGGTTTTACTCTTTTTGCAGTTTGGGCAAATCATCCCAACGACTCAGATGGAAGATATGTAGAACAAGTTTGGAAAGCTGTCAATCATTATGAGGAGCTTCTATCAGAAGGGCAAGTCATCTTAACAGGAGATTTCAATAGCAACAAAATCTGGGACAAAGAACATAAGAAAGGAAGCCACTCTGATGTAGTTAAAAAGTTAGCCGAAAAAAATATTTGGAGTGCTTATCACAAATATTTAGAGCAAGGACAAGGAAAAGAAGAACATCCTACTTTTTTCTTACACCGAAATATGGAAAAACCCTACCATCTTGACTATTGTTTCACTTCAAAAGAGCTTTATGAGAAAATAAAAAGTGTAGAAGTTGGTACTCATGAAGATTGGACTGCCCACAGCGACCATACTCCTTTAATTGTTCATTTTGATTTGTGA